In one Oryza glaberrima chromosome 2, OglaRS2, whole genome shotgun sequence genomic region, the following are encoded:
- the LOC127761427 gene encoding receptor-like protein EIX2, whose translation MSSLEYLDMSVVNLNASVGLAGVVSNLPSLRVLALSDCGLTAAPSPPARANLTRLQKLDLSTNVINTSSANSWFWDVPTLTYLDLSGNALSGVFPDALGNMTNLRVLNLQGNDMVGMIPATLQRLCGLQVVDLTVNSVNGDMAEFMWRLPRCAFGKLQVLQLSAVNMSGHLPKWIGEMSELTILDLSFNKLSGEIPLGIGSLSNLTRLFLHNNLLNGSLSEEHFADLVSLEWIDLSLNNLSMEIKPSWKPPCKLVYAYFPDVQMGPHFPAWIKHQPSIKYLDISNAGIVDELPPWFWKSYSDAVYLNISVNQISGVLPPSLKFMMFALAIYLGSNNLTGNVPLLPEKLLVLDLSRNSLSGPFPQEFGAPELVELDVSSNMISGIVPETLCRFPNLLHLDLSNNNLTGHLPRCRNISSDGLGLITLILYRNNFTGEFPVFLKHCKSMTFLDLAQNMFSGIVPEWIGRKLPSLTHLRMKSNRFSGSIPTQLTELPDLQFLDLADNRLSGSIPPSLANMTGMTQDHLPLALNPLTGYGASGNDQIVDSLPMVTKGQDRSYTSGVIYMVSLDLSDNVLDGSIPDELSSLTGLVNLNLSMNHLTGTIPQKIGALQKLESLDLSINVLSGEIPSSLSDLTSLSHLNLSYNNLSGRIPSGNQLQALANPAYIYIGNAGLCGPPLQKNCSSDKNKTSQGGLHQDGKGLSDAMSFYFGLALGFVVGLWMVFCCLLFVKTWRIAYFQAVNKAYDTLYVFIGVRCAKFREDKTATS comes from the coding sequence ATGTCGTCGCTGGAGTACCTCGACATGAGCGTCGTCAACCTCAACGCCTCCGTCGGCTTGGCCGGCGTCGTCAGCAACCTCCCTTCCCTGCGAGTCCTCGCCTTGTCGGACTGCGGCctgacggcggcgccgtcgccgccagcaCGCGCGAACCTGACACGGCTGCAGAAGCTCGACCTGTCCACCAACGTCATCAACACGTCGTCGGCGAACTCGTGGTTCTGGGACGTGCCGACGCTGACGTACCTTGACCTGTCGGGAAACGCGCTGTCCGGTGTATTTCCTGACGCGCTCGGGAATATGACAAATCTCCGTGTGCTTAACCTTCAGGGAAATGACATGGTAGGCATGATCCCTGCAACCTTGCAGCGGCTGTGCGGCCTGCAGGTCGTCGACTTGACGGTGAACAGCGTCAATGGCGACATGGCGGAGTTCATGTGGCGCCTGCCGCGCTGCGCGTTCGGGAAGCTGCAGGTGCTGCAGCTGTCGGCGGTGAACATGTCTGGCCATCTACCCAAATGGATTGGGGAGATGTCTGAACTCACAATTCTTGATCTGTCTTTCAATAAGCTTTCAGGGGAGATACCGTTGGGGATTGGTAGTCTATCAAACCTGACAAGGTTGTTTCTGCATAACAATCTCCTGAATGGAAGCTTGTCTGAAGAGCATTTTGCTGATTTGGTGAGTCTGGAGTGGATAGATTTGTCTCTGAACAATCTGTCAATGGAGATCAAGCCAAGCTGGAAGCCTCCTTGCAAATTGGTCTATGCTTATTTTCCAGATGTTCAGATGGGTCCCCATTTCCCTGCATGGATCAAGCACCAGCCAAGCATCAAGTACCTTGATATCTCAAATGCAGGAATAGTGGATGAATTGCCACCATGGTTCTGGAAATCCTATTCAGATGCAGTCTACCTGAACATATCTGTAAATCAGATCAGTGGAGTGCTGCCACCTTCTCTGAAGTTCATGATGTTCGCGCTCGCGATATATCTCGGATCAAATAACCTCACTGGAAATGTGCCATTGTTGCCAGAGAAACTTCTTGTCCTGGATCTCTCCAGGAACTCTTTGTCAGGGCCATTTCCACAGGAATTTGGTGCCCCAGAGCTAGTAGAGCTAGATGTCTCCTCCAATATGATAAGTGGAATAGTGCCAGAGACTCTTTGCCGGTTTCCAAATTTGTTACATCTGGATCTTTCAAATAACAATCTTACAGGACACCTCCCAAGGTGCAGGAACATATCATCAGATGGCCTTGGGCTCATCACTCTCATCTTGTACAGAAACAATTTTACCGGAGAATTTCCGGTGTTCTTGAAGCACTGCAAATCCATGACATTTCTTGATCTGGCTCAAAACATGTTTTCGGGGATCGTTCCCGAGTGGATTGGGAGGAAGTTGCCATCTTTGACACATCTGAGAATGAAATCAAACAGGTTCAGTGGTAGCATCCCAACTCAGCTAACAGAGCTTCCTGATCTGCAGTTCTTGGACCTTGCTGACAACAGGCTATCAGGCTCCATACCCCCTTCTCTAGCAAACATGACAGGAATGACACAGGATCACCTTCCTCTTGCTCTGAATCCTCTTACAGGCTACGGCGCATCGGGCAACGATCAGATCGTGGATAGTCTTCCAATGGTGACAAAGGGGCAAGATCGTAGCTACACCAGTGGAGTCATCTACATGGTGAGCCTTGATTTGTCTGACAATGTTCTTGATGGAAGTATCCCTGATGAGCTGTCATCTCTAACTGGGCTAGTCAACCTGAACCTGTCCATGAACCATCTTACCGGGACAATTCCTCAGAAAATTGGAGCTTTACAAAAGCTGGAATCTCTCGACTTGTCGATTAACGTGCTTTCTGGTGAAATCCCTTCAAGTTTGTCAGATTTAACTTCATTGAGTCACCTGAACTTGTCCTACAATAATCTGTCAGGAAGAATACCTTCAGGGAACCAGCTTCAGGCTCTTGCTAATCCAGCGTATATCTACATTGGCAATGCTGGCCTTTGTGGCCCTCCTCTGCAAAAGAACTGTTCATCTGACAAGAACAAAACTAGCCAGGGTGGTCTCCATCAAGACGGCAAAGGTTTATCTGACGCAATGTCGTTTTACTTTGGTCTTGCTTTGGGATTTGTTGTTGGGCTTTGGATGGTGTTCTGCTGCTTGCTGTTTGTGAAGACATGGAGGATTGCTTACTTTCAAGCTGTCAACAAAGCATATGACACTCTGTATGTGTTTATCGGTGTCAGATGTGCAAAATTCAGGGAAGACAAAACAGCTACAAGCTAG